Proteins from a single region of Plasmodium brasilianum strain Bolivian I chromosome 13, whole genome shotgun sequence:
- a CDS encoding fam-m protein, protein MEKKINSFLFYKISAFMILSWICHFYCDTRTVNKFLDENWTPCRRLDTRNYRLLAKYKQNKDSNNLDLKGDKPFSGEEYKETNRLYNGSPLNKAQYYTEIIDYDNGMFDGKQFHFEKKLIKKKDYDDLLEKKRRICDIALKKIKFRKYRYGAFITFLFFLFAIGLPILQHFKYLKSAGEWLIKTALDLDNVWTAVEGVLKGAKEYFFLISFGILMFILSVLLVIALYKLLINNEKYNKIKLMSELNE, encoded by the exons atggaaaaaaaaattaattccttcttattttataaaatttctgCGTTTATGATTTTAAGTTGGATATGTCATTTTTATTGTGATACa agaACTGTTAACAAATTTTTGGATGAGAATTGGACACCATGTAGAAGGTTAGATACAAGAAATTATCGTTtactagcaaaatataaacagaataaggattcaaataatttagaTTTGAAAGGGGATAAACCATTTAGTGGAGAGGAGTACAAAGAAACAAACAGACTATATAACGGAAGCCCATTAAATAAGGCGCAATACTATACAGAAATTATAGATTATGATAATGGAATGTTTGACGGTAAACAATTCcactttgaaaaaaaattaattaagaaaaaagactATGATGATttacttgaaaaaaaaaggagaatttGTGAtatagctttaaaaaaaataaaattcagaAAATACAGATATGGAGCTTTTATaactttcctttttttcttgttcgCAATTGGATTGCCAATATTACaacattttaaatacttGAAAAGTGCAGGAGAATGGCTTATTAAAACTGCATTAGATTTGGATAACGTATGGACAGCAGTAGAAGGTGTCTTGAAGGGAGCGAAAGAAtactttttcttaatatcatttggaatattaatgtttatattatctGTCTTACTTGTAATAGCGTTATATAAGctcttaataaataatgaaaaatataataaaattaagttaatgtccgaattaaatgaataa